A single region of the Triticum dicoccoides isolate Atlit2015 ecotype Zavitan chromosome 2B, WEW_v2.0, whole genome shotgun sequence genome encodes:
- the LOC119365054 gene encoding B-box zinc finger protein 20-like isoform X1: MKVQCDVCEAEAASVFCCADEAALCDACDRRVHRANKLAGKHRRLSLLHPSPSSPSSSPSSKPPLCDICQEKRGFLFCKEDRAILCRECDVQVHTVSELTRRHGRFLLTGVRVSSAPAESPAPSGQEEEEGNSTSPCNADSCSGDASGTASASATANDGSSISEYLTKTLPGWHVEDFLLDDAAASAAVAVSSNKPYQQVGLARIGGPQEGYPAWAGQEQLIGGVVVAAGERASRELWVPQMHAGAAWTGSKRPRPSSLGSSSYW; encoded by the exons ATGAAGGTGCAGTGCGACGTGTGCGAGGCCGAGGCGGCCTCAGTCTTCTGCTGCGCCGACGAGGCCGCGCTGTGCGACGCGTGCGACCGCCGCGTCCACCGCGCCAACAAGCTCGCCGGCAAGCACCGCCGCCTGTCCCTCCTCCACCCGTCTCCGTCCTCGCCCTCCTCGTCGCCTTCGTCAAAGCCGCCTCTCTGCGACATCTGCCAG GAGAAGAGGGGGTTCCTGTTCTGCAAGGAGGACAGGGCGATCCTGTGCCGGGAGTGCGACGTCCAGGTGCACACGGTCAGCGAGCTGACGAGGCGGCACGGCCGGTTCCTGCTCACCGGCGTGCGCGTCTCGTCGGCGCCGGCGGAGTCCCCCGCGCCGTCGGgtcaggaggaggaagaagggaacaGCACcagcccctgcaacgccgactcctgcAGCGGCGACGCCAGTGGCACGGCGAGCGCCAGCGCGACCGCGAACGACGGCAGCAGCATCTCCGAGTACCTAACCAAGACGCTGCCCGGGTGGCacgtcgaggacttcctcctggacGACGCCGCCGCCTCGGCCGCCGTCGCCGTCTCCTCAAACAAGCCGTATCAG CAGGTAGGGCTGGCTCGGATCGGTGGGCCGCAAGAAGGGTACCCGGCGTGGGCGGGCCAGGAGCAGCTGATCGGTGGAGTCGTTGTCGCCGCGGGTGAGCGGGCCAGCCGCGAGCTGTGGGTACCGCAGATGCACGCGGGGGCGGCGTGGACCGGCAGCAAGCGACCTCGGCCGTCGTCTCTCGGCTCCTCCTCCTACTGGTGA
- the LOC119365054 gene encoding B-box zinc finger protein 20-like isoform X2 produces MKVQCDVCEAEAASVFCCADEAALCDACDRRVHRANKLAGKHRRLSLLHPSPSSPSSSPSSKPPLCDICQEKRGFLFCKEDRAILCRECDVQVHTVSELTRRHGRFLLTGVRVSSAPAESPAPSGQEEEEGNSTSPCNADSCSGDASGTASASATANDGSSISEYLTKTLPGWHVEDFLLDDAAASAAVAVSSNKPYQVGLARIGGPQEGYPAWAGQEQLIGGVVVAAGERASRELWVPQMHAGAAWTGSKRPRPSSLGSSSYW; encoded by the exons ATGAAGGTGCAGTGCGACGTGTGCGAGGCCGAGGCGGCCTCAGTCTTCTGCTGCGCCGACGAGGCCGCGCTGTGCGACGCGTGCGACCGCCGCGTCCACCGCGCCAACAAGCTCGCCGGCAAGCACCGCCGCCTGTCCCTCCTCCACCCGTCTCCGTCCTCGCCCTCCTCGTCGCCTTCGTCAAAGCCGCCTCTCTGCGACATCTGCCAG GAGAAGAGGGGGTTCCTGTTCTGCAAGGAGGACAGGGCGATCCTGTGCCGGGAGTGCGACGTCCAGGTGCACACGGTCAGCGAGCTGACGAGGCGGCACGGCCGGTTCCTGCTCACCGGCGTGCGCGTCTCGTCGGCGCCGGCGGAGTCCCCCGCGCCGTCGGgtcaggaggaggaagaagggaacaGCACcagcccctgcaacgccgactcctgcAGCGGCGACGCCAGTGGCACGGCGAGCGCCAGCGCGACCGCGAACGACGGCAGCAGCATCTCCGAGTACCTAACCAAGACGCTGCCCGGGTGGCacgtcgaggacttcctcctggacGACGCCGCCGCCTCGGCCGCCGTCGCCGTCTCCTCAAACAAGCCGTATCAG GTAGGGCTGGCTCGGATCGGTGGGCCGCAAGAAGGGTACCCGGCGTGGGCGGGCCAGGAGCAGCTGATCGGTGGAGTCGTTGTCGCCGCGGGTGAGCGGGCCAGCCGCGAGCTGTGGGTACCGCAGATGCACGCGGGGGCGGCGTGGACCGGCAGCAAGCGACCTCGGCCGTCGTCTCTCGGCTCCTCCTCCTACTGGTGA